The genomic stretch GCCGTCGCGAGCCCCGGAAATGCGGCTCCACGGCCAGGCCGCGTTGTGGCCCATGGGGGTCAGCCCGTGCGTCGCGTCTTCCTCGACGATCTGTCGCAGGAAGCCGATGCGCTTCCACGCCTCGCCATGCAGCTTCCCGCCCTTGGCCCACCAGATCAGGTCGTCGGGATCGGCATAGGTCTCGCCATGCCCGGCATAGCCGCCGCGCATGACGGTGGTCCAGAAGCGGTGGGTCAGCTCCTGGGCCGTGATATTGCCCCAGCTCGGCCAGATATTGCCCTCGTATTCCGGCTCGTCGTTGACCACCGGCTTGCCATACTGCTCGCGCCATTCCGGCGTGCGCTTCACATCCCAGTTCTGGATGCAGACATGGCTGACCCAGGCCTTGCGATGATCGAAATTCATCGACTGGTCGCCATTGTGGATCGACTTCAGGTGCCCGTACGGGTCGTTCTCTTCGAGGATGTGGAAGTAGCGATCCCACTGCGCCACCGGCTTGGTGTCGAGCAGGAAATCGTACTCGTTGGCGAGCGCCCACCAGACGTTGGAGTAGGCGCTGAGCCGGGCCGCGAGATAGGCGACGTAGCGGAAATCCTGTTCCGCCGACATGTTCGAGTAACCCCAGCGGTCATAGGGGTGGAAGATGATGATATCGGCCTCGATCCCCATGTCGCGGAGTCTGCCGACCTGCTGCTCGAAGTGCTGGAACGCTTTGGGGTTGGGCCGGTCGAAATCGAGCTTGCCGTCGGCGCTCGCGAGATAGACGTCCTGCAGCGGCTCGTTGGTGTTGAACGGGTAATCCTTCGGGAACACCCCCATGCGGAGCTTGTTGAACTTCGCCTTCCCGAGCGTTTCGAGCGTCTCCGCCTGCATGGGGAGTGGCTGGTGCGTCCAGGCGTAGCAGGTGGTGCCGAACGGCACATAGGGCGTGCCATCGGCATGGGCGAAGTGGAACTTGTTTCTGACAGCCACCGGCCCGTGCTGGCCGGGGCGCGCCCCGGTGACGGTGAAGCTGCCGCTCTGGCCGTCTAAATCAGCGGTCTTCGAACGCGTGCGGAACGTCCACTCGCCTTCATTGTCGGGCATGAAGCGCACGCGGTAGATACCGTCGCCGTCATAGAAGCCGGGCACCCGCACCTCGCGCGAATGCTGGGCGAACACGGCGTCGAAGCTCACTTCGAGGAACGGATTGCCATCGGCAGGGCCGGCAAAGCTCACTTCGAAGATGTCGTACTTGGCGGTCATGGCAGGTCCTCAGTCGATGCGCTTGAACAGCAGCGCGAGATAGGGCTTCGGCGCGAAATGCAGCACGTCGCCGCGCTTGACGCTCGGCGCCAGCAGCGTCTCGGTCATGTTCCAGGTGTCGATCAGCGTGGCGCTGTACTGCTCGTCCGGCGGCACGGCGACCGTCGCTTCGCTCGGCTGGTTCTCGCCCATATAGCTCAGGTAATAGCGGTGCGGCTGCCCGGCGGTGGGCCACCAGGCCATCGCCGGAGCCCAGCCCTCTTCACCTGCCGGCGACACGAACAGTTGCTGCAGCACCACATTGTCGAGCCCGCCCTGCATGGCGATGCGATAGGCGCCGGTGGATTTGATCGGATCGAGCCCGTCCTCGGGCCCCTCCTCCATGATGCGGCGCAGGAAGGCGATGCGTGCGACGCTCTCGCCGATCAGCTTGCCGCCCTTGGCCCACCAGATGGTCTGGGTGTCGTTGTTGAAGGTCTCGCCATGGGTGACGTAGCCGCCATTGACCACCCCATCCCAGAAGCGGCGGACCATCTTCTGGCCCGAGATATTGCCCCAGAGCTCGGCGATCGTCCCCTCGTAGCAGCACTCGTCGATCGACACGGGCTTCCCATACTTTTCGCGCCACACCGCCGACTGGTTGGCACTCGAGCGCTGGATCGACGCATGGGTGATGCGCGGGTGGTTGTGGTCGTAGAACTTGAAGCAGTTGTGCACCGATAACAGATGCCCGAACGGGTCGTTGTCGGCGGTGATGTTGATGAAGCGGTCCCAGTCCTGCGGCGTCTTTTGCGGCATCAGGTCGTATTCGTTCGCCATCGACCACCAGACATTGGGGAAGGCGGCGAGCCGCGCCGTCAGGTAGCGGAGATACCGGTCATCCTCGGCCGGCGACATGCGTGAAAAGCCCCAACGGTCGTAGGGGTGAAAGATGATCAGGTCGGCTTCGACGCCGATATCGGCCAGCTGATTGATGCGCTGTTCGAGATGCTGAAAGTACGCCGGTTCGAACCGGGTGAAATCGAACGTCCAGCCGTATTTGTCGGCCCCTGAGAAGCTGCCGTCCCACTTGCTCTTGCCTGTAGTCACCAGCTTGAACGGATACCGCTCCGGCTCGTTCTCGTTGTAGCGGTAATGCTTGGGAAACACGCACATGCGGATCTTGGTGAAAGGCGATTTCGCCAGCGTCGCCAGCGTCTCCTCTTCCAGCGCATCGCCCTGCAGGTTCCACACGTAGGCCGTGGTGCCGATATTGATATAGCGCGTGCCGTCGGCGTAGCGGAAATGATGCCGGTTGGCGACGCGCACGGGCCCGTGATGGTTGGGCTTGGCCGGGCCCACTTCGAAGCTGCCGCTGACATAGTCGAGACCGGGCGCATTGCTGCGCGTCTCGTAGCTCCAGCTGCCGATGGTGTCGGGCAGGAAGCGCAGCTTGTAGACGCCGTCGCCATCATAGAAGCCGTTGACCCGCACCTCGCGCTCGCCCTGCCGGAAGGTGGCGGCGAGCTGGACGTCGAGGAACGGATTGCCGGTGGCGGGACCGGTGAGGCTGATCTCGTGAGTCGCCCAAAGCGA from Devosia sp. A16 encodes the following:
- a CDS encoding DUF5060 domain-containing protein, coding for MTAKYDIFEVSFAGPADGNPFLEVSFDAVFAQHSREVRVPGFYDGDGIYRVRFMPDNEGEWTFRTRSKTADLDGQSGSFTVTGARPGQHGPVAVRNKFHFAHADGTPYVPFGTTCYAWTHQPLPMQAETLETLGKAKFNKLRMGVFPKDYPFNTNEPLQDVYLASADGKLDFDRPNPKAFQHFEQQVGRLRDMGIEADIIIFHPYDRWGYSNMSAEQDFRYVAYLAARLSAYSNVWWALANEYDFLLDTKPVAQWDRYFHILEENDPYGHLKSIHNGDQSMNFDHRKAWVSHVCIQNWDVKRTPEWREQYGKPVVNDEPEYEGNIWPSWGNITAQELTHRFWTTVMRGGYAGHGETYADPDDLIWWAKGGKLHGEAWKRIGFLRQIVEEDATHGLTPMGHNAAWPWSRISGARDGKVSYIYFGEHQPNQWTTGLPREEGNYQVDLIDTWAMTVTPAKRIPALVPHPTRHGEVVRGGKADAAFGVELPSRPYLALRIRELD
- a CDS encoding DUF5060 domain-containing protein, yielding MTTIAASLWATHEISLTGPATGNPFLDVQLAATFRQGEREVRVNGFYDGDGVYKLRFLPDTIGSWSYETRSNAPGLDYVSGSFEVGPAKPNHHGPVRVANRHHFRYADGTRYINIGTTAYVWNLQGDALEEETLATLAKSPFTKIRMCVFPKHYRYNENEPERYPFKLVTTGKSKWDGSFSGADKYGWTFDFTRFEPAYFQHLEQRINQLADIGVEADLIIFHPYDRWGFSRMSPAEDDRYLRYLTARLAAFPNVWWSMANEYDLMPQKTPQDWDRFINITADNDPFGHLLSVHNCFKFYDHNHPRITHASIQRSSANQSAVWREKYGKPVSIDECCYEGTIAELWGNISGQKMVRRFWDGVVNGGYVTHGETFNNDTQTIWWAKGGKLIGESVARIAFLRRIMEEGPEDGLDPIKSTGAYRIAMQGGLDNVVLQQLFVSPAGEEGWAPAMAWWPTAGQPHRYYLSYMGENQPSEATVAVPPDEQYSATLIDTWNMTETLLAPSVKRGDVLHFAPKPYLALLFKRID